The Antarcticibacterium sp. 1MA-6-2 genome has a window encoding:
- a CDS encoding type II toxin-antitoxin system Phd/YefM family antitoxin, which produces MGTVNFNNFRSNLNYWFEKVVNDVSYLIVKRKGGRDLVLISLDEYNSLQETIHLLKGKNRDVLLKSIKELESGSIVQKDLIEE; this is translated from the coding sequence ATGGGGACAGTCAATTTCAACAATTTTCGTTCGAACCTAAACTATTGGTTTGAAAAAGTAGTTAATGACGTAAGCTATTTAATTGTAAAACGTAAAGGAGGAAGGGATCTTGTTTTGATTTCGCTTGATGAATATAACTCCTTACAAGAGACGATCCATCTGTTAAAAGGTAAAAACAGAGATGTGCTTTTAAAATCCATAAAGGAGTTAGAATCTGGTTCTATTGTTCAAAAAGATCTTATTGAAGAATAA
- the alr gene encoding alanine racemase — MSKTRETILEIDLGALEHNYHFMRSKINGDIKFMAVVKAFAYGNDATKIAKKLSKLGVDYFAVAYVDEGVALRKGGIEKPILVLHPQSINFEKIIENCLEPSIYSEFVLREFIKTAEQLDQKNYPIHLKLNTYLNRLGFSEDDLEKVFTKLATTDSIKITGVFSHLAASEDWKEREFTLQQLNLFRKLAFTITEKLGYQPLLHLSNTSAIINYPEAAFHMVRSGIGLYGFGNDPEIDKQLKPIGTLKTIISQIHHLKEGATVGYNRAFKVTEDTKMATIPIGHADGINRQYGNGRAGVYVNGKYAPIIGNVCMDMIMINISGIECEEGDEVIIFGGPQHVTKFAYNGNTISYEVITEHFTTC; from the coding sequence ATGTCTAAGACACGTGAAACCATTCTGGAGATTGATCTGGGTGCCCTTGAGCACAATTACCATTTTATGCGCTCCAAAATAAATGGGGATATAAAATTTATGGCAGTTGTGAAAGCTTTTGCTTACGGAAACGATGCTACTAAAATTGCTAAAAAACTAAGCAAGCTGGGAGTCGATTACTTTGCCGTTGCCTATGTAGACGAAGGTGTTGCTCTAAGAAAAGGAGGTATAGAAAAACCCATTCTGGTACTTCATCCCCAATCGATAAATTTTGAAAAAATTATTGAAAATTGCCTGGAGCCGAGTATCTATAGCGAATTCGTCCTTCGGGAATTTATCAAAACAGCCGAACAGCTTGATCAAAAGAATTATCCAATTCATTTAAAGCTAAATACCTACTTAAACCGCTTAGGTTTTAGTGAGGACGATCTTGAGAAGGTTTTTACAAAACTTGCAACTACTGATTCAATTAAGATAACGGGCGTTTTTTCACATCTTGCGGCCAGCGAAGATTGGAAAGAACGCGAATTTACACTTCAACAGTTGAATCTTTTCCGAAAGTTGGCTTTTACAATAACCGAAAAACTCGGTTACCAGCCATTGCTCCACCTAAGTAATACTTCAGCAATAATAAATTATCCCGAAGCTGCTTTTCATATGGTACGCAGTGGAATAGGATTGTACGGATTTGGAAATGATCCTGAAATAGACAAACAACTTAAACCAATTGGCACCCTTAAAACGATAATTTCTCAAATTCATCATCTAAAGGAAGGTGCAACCGTGGGTTACAATCGGGCTTTTAAGGTTACTGAAGACACGAAAATGGCTACCATTCCTATTGGCCATGCCGATGGGATCAACAGGCAGTATGGAAATGGCCGTGCAGGAGTATATGTCAATGGCAAATATGCCCCTATTATTGGAAATGTTTGTATGGATATGATCATGATCAACATTTCCGGAATAGAGTGCGAAGAAGGAGACGAAGTCATAATTTTTGGAGGACCACAGCACGTCACGAAATTTGCTTACAACGGGAATACTATTTCTTATGAGGTTATTACTGAGCATTTCACAACGTGTTAA
- the mscL gene encoding large conductance mechanosensitive channel protein MscL, whose amino-acid sequence MAFFKDFKAFLMKGDIIALATAVVIGAAFNKIVSSVVSDIIMPIIGLLTGGENFSRNFIALDGNKYESLEAAKEAEAAVLTYGNLIDAIIHFIIVGLFIFLVLRAYEKTKKKKEEVLTTVKSPTQEELLAEIRDELKRQNNTGRL is encoded by the coding sequence ATGGCATTTTTTAAAGATTTTAAAGCTTTTTTAATGAAAGGCGACATAATTGCACTGGCTACAGCCGTTGTAATTGGAGCAGCATTTAATAAAATAGTTTCTTCGGTAGTTTCAGATATTATAATGCCTATAATAGGTCTGTTAACCGGAGGTGAAAATTTTTCCCGGAATTTTATTGCGCTGGATGGGAACAAATACGAAAGCCTCGAGGCTGCAAAGGAAGCTGAAGCCGCAGTTTTAACCTATGGAAATCTTATTGACGCTATAATTCATTTTATAATTGTTGGACTCTTTATATTTCTTGTTTTAAGGGCCTATGAGAAGACCAAGAAAAAGAAGGAAGAAGTACTTACTACTGTGAAAAGTCCCACGCAGGAAGAATTACTGGCTGAAATACGAGATGAATTAAAACGACAAAACAATACAGGAAGGCTGTAA
- a CDS encoding aspartate-semialdehyde dehydrogenase → MRVAVVGATGMVGNIMLKVLEERNFPITELYPVASERSVGKEITFNNKSYKVIGLEEAVSIKPDLALFSAGGDTSLEWAPKFAENGTTVVDNSSAWRMDKTKKLVIPEINAVELTKDDKIIANPNCSTIQLLMALKPLHDKYKIKRVVVSTYQSITGTGVKAVQQLENEYKDQKGEMAYPYPIHRNAIPQCDVFTENGYTKEEMKLTNETKKILGDDSVLVSATAIRIPVVGGHSESVNLEFESDFDEKDVRKLLSDFPGVTVQDNPDVNTYPMPIYAEGKDDVFVGRIRRDYSQPNSLNMWIVADNLRKGAATNAVQIAEYLMDNKLI, encoded by the coding sequence ATGAGAGTAGCAGTAGTTGGTGCAACCGGAATGGTTGGAAATATAATGCTAAAGGTTTTAGAGGAAAGGAATTTCCCCATAACAGAGTTATATCCCGTAGCTTCGGAAAGGTCTGTGGGAAAAGAAATAACTTTTAACAATAAGAGCTATAAAGTTATAGGCCTTGAAGAGGCAGTTAGTATTAAACCAGACCTCGCTTTGTTTTCAGCCGGAGGAGACACTTCCCTGGAATGGGCTCCAAAATTTGCTGAAAATGGCACTACAGTAGTTGATAATTCTTCAGCCTGGAGAATGGATAAAACTAAAAAGCTCGTGATCCCGGAGATTAATGCCGTGGAACTTACCAAAGATGACAAAATAATAGCGAATCCCAACTGCTCAACCATACAGTTATTAATGGCTTTAAAGCCTCTTCACGATAAATATAAAATTAAGCGGGTTGTGGTTTCCACTTACCAGTCTATTACGGGTACCGGGGTAAAAGCGGTGCAACAGCTGGAGAACGAGTACAAAGACCAAAAAGGAGAAATGGCCTATCCTTATCCTATCCACAGGAATGCCATTCCTCAATGTGATGTGTTTACTGAAAACGGCTACACAAAGGAAGAGATGAAGCTTACCAATGAAACAAAGAAGATCCTTGGAGACGATTCGGTTTTAGTAAGTGCAACGGCAATAAGAATTCCGGTTGTAGGTGGCCATAGCGAATCGGTAAACCTGGAATTTGAAAGTGACTTTGATGAGAAGGATGTCAGGAAGTTATTAAGCGACTTTCCGGGAGTAACTGTCCAGGATAATCCAGATGTAAATACTTATCCCATGCCTATTTATGCTGAAGGAAAAGATGATGTTTTTGTTGGCCGCATCCGCAGGGATTATTCTCAGCCCAATAGTTTGAATATGTGGATCGTTGCAGATAATCTTAGAAAAGGTGCTGCTACCAATGCGGTGCAAATTGCAGAATATCTTATGGACAACAAGTTAATATAA
- a CDS encoding ABC transporter ATP-binding protein, with protein MLKLKNVSFAYDAKPILKNISFEVEQGAHVSVIGESGCGKSTLLQLIYGLHHTDGRIFWKEQELLGPNFNLVPGEPFFKYLAQDFDLMLPLSVADNVGKYLSNMYPRKKKQRIAELLEVVEMQDLSQVKAKHLSGGQQQRVALARALAKEPELLLLDEPFSHIDHFRKNNLRRKVFRYLKDKNITCITATHDSTDALSFADKTIVLKDGKIHSQAQPEQLYMNPPNKYVASLFGDVNEIKIKDLNPSEKSRKKILLYPHELEVTEEGSAEAVVIQSFFKGKNFEIQAEIKNQTIFFENQTSLDPGKLVKLYVSPELISRRTDTGC; from the coding sequence ATGCTGAAGCTTAAAAATGTTTCCTTTGCTTATGATGCGAAACCAATCCTGAAGAATATCAGTTTTGAGGTAGAACAGGGAGCACATGTTTCGGTTATAGGAGAAAGCGGCTGTGGTAAAAGCACACTTTTACAACTCATTTATGGACTGCACCATACAGACGGCAGAATCTTCTGGAAAGAACAGGAATTACTGGGCCCAAATTTTAATCTTGTTCCGGGAGAACCATTCTTCAAATACCTGGCCCAGGATTTTGACCTGATGCTGCCATTAAGTGTAGCCGATAATGTGGGAAAATATTTGAGTAATATGTATCCCCGGAAAAAAAAACAACGAATTGCTGAGTTGCTTGAGGTGGTAGAAATGCAGGACCTCTCACAGGTAAAGGCAAAGCATTTAAGCGGGGGGCAACAACAAAGAGTTGCTCTTGCACGGGCCCTGGCAAAAGAACCTGAATTGCTTTTACTCGATGAGCCTTTTAGCCACATAGATCACTTTCGAAAGAATAATTTGCGCAGAAAAGTTTTCAGGTATCTAAAGGACAAAAATATCACCTGCATCACAGCCACACACGACAGTACAGATGCCCTTTCATTTGCTGATAAAACCATTGTTCTAAAAGACGGAAAGATTCACTCACAGGCGCAACCGGAGCAGCTATATATGAATCCGCCAAATAAGTATGTGGCTTCATTGTTCGGTGACGTAAATGAGATTAAAATAAAAGATCTCAATCCTTCAGAAAAAAGCCGAAAGAAAATTTTGCTGTATCCCCACGAGTTAGAGGTGACAGAAGAAGGAAGCGCTGAGGCAGTGGTTATTCAAAGCTTTTTCAAAGGGAAAAATTTTGAGATACAGGCAGAAATTAAGAATCAGACAATTTTTTTTGAGAATCAAACCAGCCTTGATCCGGGAAAATTAGTTAAGCTTTATGTTTCCCCGGAACTTATTTCCAGAAGAACAGATACTGGCTGTTAA
- a CDS encoding transcription elongation factor — protein MTELRKQLAEACKDYAEARIARFNATMGELEEALKPESRSCMGDKYETSRAMLHLEFEKISGQVELFNNLRKTANLIEHQASTQNIGFGSAVVTTGANYFISIPAGEIIAEGKKFYAVGINSPVAQLLLGKQAGDNFLLNGKTFEILEVE, from the coding sequence ATGACCGAACTAAGGAAACAACTCGCCGAGGCCTGTAAGGATTATGCTGAGGCCCGTATAGCTCGTTTTAATGCCACAATGGGGGAGCTTGAAGAAGCTTTGAAACCCGAAAGCCGGAGTTGTATGGGGGATAAATACGAAACCAGCAGAGCGATGCTTCATCTTGAATTTGAGAAAATCTCGGGGCAGGTAGAACTATTTAATAATCTTAGAAAAACTGCGAATTTAATAGAACATCAGGCATCTACTCAAAATATAGGTTTTGGAAGTGCGGTTGTAACTACCGGAGCCAATTATTTTATTTCCATTCCGGCAGGAGAAATAATTGCTGAAGGAAAGAAGTTTTACGCCGTCGGAATAAATTCTCCGGTCGCTCAGCTTCTTCTGGGAAAACAAGCAGGGGATAACTTCTTGTTGAATGGGAAAACTTTTGAAATTCTTGAGGTGGAATAA
- the mtgA gene encoding monofunctional biosynthetic peptidoglycan transglycosylase produces MKRFFRFLLKLILWFFAFTIFMVIVFKWLPVPFTPLMVIRYFENPEEDIQHDWVPAEEISNDLKLAVIASEDQNFPNHSGFDMEAIEKAIENNKKGKRVRGASTISQQTAKNVFLWPQRSWVRKGFEVYFTFLIELFWSKERILEVYLNSIEMGKGVYGAEAASRFWFNKSASDLAAYEAAAIAAVLPNPRQYRANPASNYIQGRKVWIIRQMRNMGPINLSEKKLNDRTKETTRRGL; encoded by the coding sequence ATGAAACGCTTTTTTAGATTTTTGCTGAAGTTAATTCTGTGGTTTTTTGCTTTTACCATTTTTATGGTGATCGTCTTTAAATGGCTGCCTGTACCTTTCACTCCTTTAATGGTTATCCGGTATTTTGAAAATCCCGAAGAAGACATACAGCACGATTGGGTGCCTGCGGAAGAAATCTCCAACGACCTTAAGCTGGCGGTGATAGCGAGCGAAGATCAAAATTTCCCGAACCACAGTGGTTTTGATATGGAAGCAATTGAAAAAGCAATTGAAAATAATAAGAAAGGCAAGCGGGTAAGAGGTGCCAGCACAATTTCACAACAAACAGCAAAAAATGTCTTTCTCTGGCCACAACGAAGCTGGGTGCGGAAAGGATTTGAAGTTTACTTCACGTTTTTAATAGAGTTGTTCTGGAGCAAAGAGAGAATTCTTGAAGTTTATCTCAATAGTATTGAGATGGGAAAAGGAGTGTATGGTGCCGAAGCAGCCTCCCGTTTTTGGTTTAATAAGTCTGCTTCAGATCTTGCTGCTTATGAAGCTGCCGCCATTGCAGCTGTATTGCCTAATCCGCGGCAATACAGAGCCAATCCTGCCAGTAATTACATTCAGGGTAGAAAAGTATGGATCATCAGGCAGATGCGGAATATGGGTCCTATAAATTTAAGTGAAAAAAAGCTGAATGACCGAACTAAGGAAACAACTCGCCGAGGCCTGTAA
- a CDS encoding FAD-binding oxidoreductase, with translation MSFSYWEQQSWLSKIDFTVVGSGIVGLTTALELKRRYPDSKVLVLEKGLLPDGASTKNAGFACYGSLSEILEDLRNHSEDDVVQLVRKRVKGFELLRKNLGDKTLGYESYGGYELFTSGDRELFEECVSQLDYVNNLLFPIFKKPVFSVENDSFGFKNVQKNLIYSAFEAQINTGQMMAALLQKTHAAGIRILNNITVEAFTDTRKKVEIETDHFNITISKLLIATNGFSSQLGIKEVKPARAQVLITKPIKDLHIKGTFHLDKGFYYFRNIDDRILFGGGRNLDFKAEETVKMLQTKLIQNRLEELLRTTILPDTPFEIDQRWSGIMGVGKQKKPIIEQISENIFCGVRLASMGIAIGSLVGKELADLIK, from the coding sequence ATGAGTTTTTCTTATTGGGAGCAGCAATCCTGGCTTTCTAAAATAGATTTTACGGTGGTTGGTAGTGGCATTGTAGGACTCACTACTGCCTTAGAACTAAAACGGCGTTATCCTGACTCCAAGGTATTGGTATTGGAAAAAGGACTGCTCCCCGATGGAGCGAGCACAAAAAATGCCGGGTTCGCCTGTTACGGAAGCCTTTCGGAAATTTTGGAGGACCTTAGAAATCATTCTGAAGATGATGTGGTTCAATTGGTAAGAAAAAGGGTGAAAGGGTTCGAGCTATTGAGAAAAAACCTGGGAGATAAAACCTTAGGCTATGAATCCTACGGTGGTTATGAACTTTTCACTTCGGGAGACAGGGAACTTTTTGAGGAATGTGTATCTCAACTGGACTACGTAAACAATCTGCTTTTTCCCATCTTTAAAAAGCCTGTGTTTTCTGTAGAAAACGATTCCTTCGGTTTTAAAAATGTACAAAAGAATTTGATATACAGCGCATTTGAGGCACAAATAAATACTGGCCAAATGATGGCTGCACTCCTTCAAAAAACTCACGCGGCAGGTATAAGAATTCTTAATAATATTACTGTTGAAGCCTTTACCGATACGAGGAAAAAAGTTGAAATCGAGACAGATCATTTCAACATCACAATAAGTAAATTATTAATTGCCACCAATGGTTTTTCCTCCCAGTTAGGAATTAAAGAGGTCAAACCCGCCAGGGCGCAGGTGCTAATTACTAAACCGATTAAAGATTTACATATTAAAGGCACTTTTCACCTTGATAAGGGATTTTACTATTTTAGAAATATTGATGACCGTATTCTCTTTGGTGGAGGTAGAAATCTGGATTTTAAAGCCGAAGAAACTGTAAAAATGTTACAGACAAAATTAATTCAAAACCGCCTGGAAGAGCTGTTAAGAACAACGATCCTTCCTGATACACCCTTTGAAATAGATCAAAGGTGGAGCGGAATAATGGGAGTGGGAAAGCAGAAAAAACCTATTATAGAACAAATTTCCGAAAACATATTCTGTGGAGTGAGATTAGCTAGTATGGGTATTGCCATTGGCAGCCTTGTGGGTAAAGAGCTGGCAGATCTCATTAAATAA
- the accB gene encoding acetyl-CoA carboxylase biotin carboxyl carrier protein, translated as MDLKEIQNLIKFVAKSGASEVKLEMDDIKITIKTGGEEREPTYIQQLPMGGQSIQQQPMQQQQQQAPAPSQESSSSLEKSQTPSEDNPKYVTVKSPIIGTFYRKPSPDKAAFVEVGDTVKEGDVLCVIEAMKLFNEIESEVSGKIVKVIVDDSSPVEFDQPLFIVDPS; from the coding sequence ATGGATTTAAAAGAAATTCAGAATTTAATCAAATTTGTAGCAAAATCCGGGGCCAGTGAGGTAAAGCTCGAAATGGATGATATAAAGATCACCATTAAGACAGGAGGAGAAGAAAGAGAACCTACCTATATTCAACAGTTGCCAATGGGTGGACAGTCTATCCAGCAGCAACCAATGCAGCAACAGCAACAACAGGCACCCGCTCCATCTCAGGAAAGCTCTTCTTCTTTAGAAAAATCTCAAACACCTTCAGAAGATAATCCTAAATATGTTACAGTCAAATCTCCAATAATAGGTACATTTTATAGAAAACCTTCTCCAGACAAGGCTGCTTTTGTAGAAGTAGGTGATACTGTTAAGGAAGGAGATGTACTTTGTGTTATTGAGGCAATGAAACTTTTTAATGAAATAGAAAGTGAAGTCTCTGGTAAAATTGTAAAAGTTATTGTAGATGACTCTTCCCCGGTTGAATTTGACCAGCCTTTATTTATAGTAGACCCGTCTTAA
- the rpmF gene encoding 50S ribosomal protein L32, with translation MAHPKRKTSKTRRDKRRTHYKASVPQIAKDPTTGEAHLYHRAHWHEGKLYYRGQVLIDNTEEVEA, from the coding sequence ATGGCACATCCTAAAAGAAAAACCTCCAAAACCAGAAGAGACAAAAGAAGGACTCATTATAAAGCTTCTGTTCCACAAATTGCAAAAGATCCTACCACTGGTGAAGCGCATTTGTATCACAGAGCTCACTGGCATGAAGGTAAACTATATTACCGTGGTCAGGTTTTAATAGACAATACAGAAGAAGTAGAAGCTTAA
- a CDS encoding DUF177 domain-containing protein has translation MRKLAAFTIPFVGLKQGNHGFEYQVNKEFFEHFEYDDFNDADVEVKLVFEKKPTMLELTFTASGVVNVNCDLTNEPYDQSVEGDLRLVVKFGDELNEDSEELLILPHGEYQINVAQYIYELIVLSVPLKRVHPGVLDGTLKSDVLEKLEELSPKEERELDELESEEDIDPRWNKLKNLLNDK, from the coding sequence ATGAGGAAACTAGCAGCGTTTACAATTCCTTTTGTGGGATTGAAACAAGGCAATCACGGGTTTGAGTACCAGGTGAATAAAGAGTTCTTTGAGCATTTTGAGTATGATGATTTTAATGATGCAGATGTTGAGGTGAAATTGGTTTTTGAAAAAAAACCAACGATGCTTGAACTAACTTTTACGGCTTCGGGAGTTGTAAATGTTAACTGTGATCTCACAAATGAGCCTTATGATCAATCTGTAGAAGGAGACTTAAGGCTTGTAGTGAAGTTTGGAGATGAACTTAATGAGGATAGTGAGGAATTGCTAATATTACCACACGGGGAGTATCAAATAAATGTAGCTCAATACATTTATGAATTAATTGTGCTTTCTGTTCCCTTGAAAAGGGTACACCCGGGAGTATTAGACGGTACTTTAAAATCTGATGTACTTGAAAAACTGGAAGAACTAAGCCCTAAAGAAGAACGGGAATTAGACGAATTAGAAAGTGAGGAAGATATAGATCCTCGATGGAATAAATTAAAAAACTTATTAAACGATAAATAA
- the pdxA gene encoding 4-hydroxythreonine-4-phosphate dehydrogenase PdxA — protein MKSAQKVKLGVSIGDLNGIGGEIVLKTFDDARMLDFCTPVIFASVKTVSFLKKHFDLEINIHGIDDISQIIEGKINVLNVWKENVNISFGAEDPAIGKYAFKSLEAATRALKNDEIDVLVTAPINKNTIQSEDFKFPGHTDYLARELQGDSLMFMITDNLKVGLLTDHVALKDIANVITPKLIEKKIETIYRTLQQDFRISAPKIAVLGINPHSGDNGLIGKEDEEILKPTLQKIRDKGKLVYGPFAADSFFGTKNHQNFDAIVASYHDQGLIPFKTLSFGEGVNYTAGLRKVRTSPDHGTAFEIAGKNIANINSFKEAVFKAIDIYKTRREYKKLTKNPLKKQNKKI, from the coding sequence ATGAAGTCTGCTCAAAAAGTAAAGCTGGGGGTAAGCATTGGAGATCTAAATGGTATAGGAGGAGAGATCGTCTTAAAAACCTTTGACGACGCCAGGATGCTTGACTTTTGTACCCCTGTAATATTTGCTTCAGTAAAGACAGTAAGCTTCCTGAAAAAACATTTTGACCTGGAAATTAATATTCACGGGATTGATGATATCTCCCAGATTATTGAAGGAAAGATCAATGTTTTAAATGTATGGAAAGAGAATGTGAATATAAGTTTTGGAGCAGAAGATCCGGCTATTGGGAAGTATGCCTTTAAATCACTTGAGGCTGCTACCAGGGCGTTAAAGAATGATGAAATTGATGTGCTGGTCACCGCCCCTATAAATAAAAACACTATCCAGTCTGAAGATTTTAAGTTTCCCGGGCATACAGATTATCTGGCCAGGGAACTCCAGGGCGACAGTCTTATGTTTATGATTACCGATAATCTTAAAGTAGGTTTGTTGACAGATCATGTTGCTTTAAAGGATATTGCAAATGTTATAACACCAAAGCTCATAGAAAAAAAGATTGAGACAATATATAGAACACTGCAACAGGACTTCAGGATCTCTGCGCCCAAAATTGCAGTGCTGGGAATAAATCCGCATAGCGGTGATAACGGATTAATAGGAAAGGAAGATGAGGAAATATTAAAGCCTACTCTTCAAAAAATTCGCGACAAAGGAAAGCTTGTATACGGCCCATTTGCTGCTGACAGCTTTTTTGGAACCAAGAATCATCAGAATTTTGATGCGATAGTTGCTTCTTATCATGACCAGGGTCTCATTCCTTTTAAGACATTATCTTTTGGGGAAGGAGTAAATTACACTGCAGGATTACGAAAAGTGCGAACTTCTCCCGATCACGGAACCGCATTCGAAATAGCGGGGAAGAACATTGCAAATATTAACAGTTTTAAGGAGGCTGTATTTAAGGCTATAGACATATATAAAACCCGCAGGGAGTATAAGAAACTTACCAAAAACCCTCTCAAAAAACAGAACAAAAAGATATAA
- a CDS encoding riboflavin synthase, with the protein MFTGIVEELGEVIKLVGEKGNLHITVAARMTPELKIDQSVAHNGVCLTVVNVEGQSYTVTAINETLEKTNLGMLKEGDLVNLERGMQLGARLDGHIVQGHVDQIGICKSVRQEEGSWIYTFEYDPTRNNITIEKGSITVNGVSLTVINSKKSEFSVAIIPYTYDNTSFQNLREGATVNLEFDVIGKYVKRLTELK; encoded by the coding sequence ATGTTTACTGGAATTGTTGAGGAACTAGGAGAGGTAATAAAATTAGTAGGGGAAAAGGGAAATCTTCACATTACTGTGGCTGCCCGAATGACGCCGGAACTAAAAATTGACCAAAGTGTAGCTCATAATGGGGTGTGCCTTACCGTGGTAAATGTAGAAGGGCAGAGTTATACTGTTACTGCAATAAATGAGACTCTTGAAAAGACTAATCTTGGGATGCTTAAGGAGGGGGATTTGGTGAACCTTGAAAGGGGAATGCAATTAGGAGCAAGACTGGACGGCCATATTGTTCAGGGACATGTGGATCAAATCGGAATTTGTAAAAGTGTAAGACAGGAAGAAGGTAGCTGGATCTATACTTTTGAATACGACCCCACCCGCAATAACATTACAATTGAAAAAGGTTCTATAACGGTAAACGGGGTAAGCCTTACGGTCATTAATTCCAAAAAGAGTGAATTTAGTGTGGCTATCATTCCCTATACCTACGACAATACAAGCTTTCAAAATCTCCGGGAAGGAGCAACGGTCAATCTAGAATTTGATGTGATTGGTAAATATGTGAAGAGGCTAACAGAACTAAAATAA
- a CDS encoding DUF2809 domain-containing protein produces MLTFNKKYFFLFVLLFFLEISIALFVRDRFIRPYAGDFLVIMLLYCFVKSFLQISVGRAVLLVLLFSYLVEILQYIKIVRILNVERNAVWATVLGTQFEWWDIFAYTAGVGAILIIETYRKSILRGRS; encoded by the coding sequence ATGCTAACCTTTAACAAGAAATACTTTTTCCTATTTGTACTTCTCTTTTTTTTAGAAATTTCTATTGCTTTATTCGTGAGAGATAGATTTATTCGACCTTACGCGGGAGATTTCCTTGTGATAATGCTCCTGTATTGCTTTGTAAAAAGTTTCCTTCAAATCTCTGTCGGCCGGGCTGTCCTTCTGGTTCTTTTATTTTCTTATCTGGTGGAAATCCTGCAATACATTAAAATCGTCAGAATTCTCAATGTGGAGAGAAATGCCGTATGGGCAACAGTATTGGGCACACAATTTGAATGGTGGGATATATTTGCATATACTGCAGGAGTTGGTGCGATTTTAATAATTGAGACTTATAGGAAATCGATCCTGAGGGGCAGAAGCTAA